Below is a window of Geomonas oryzisoli DNA.
GAGCCCTCCTGGGGCGACCATTTCGTGCACATCGCCTCCTTCGGCAAGACCTTCGCGCTCACCGGCTACCGTGCCGGGATGCTGGCCGCTTCGCAGAGGTTCATCGAGCACGCCCTGAAGGCCCAGGACACCATGGCGGTGTGCCAGCCCCGGGTCACCCAGCACGCGGTGCGGTACGGTTTCGAGCACCTTTCTGATTGGGTGGCGCAAAACCGGGTCATGATGGAGCGGCGCCACGAGGTGTTCCGGGCGGAGATGGTCAAGCCGGGGAATCCCTTCCGACTGGTGGCGAGCGGTCCCTTCTTCGGGTGGGTGGCGCATCCCTGTGCCGGTAAGACCGGACGGGAGGTGGCGAAGCGGCTGGTCGAGGAATCGGCGATGCTGCTTTTGCCCGGCGAGGTGTTCGGTCCGGGTCTGGAGGGGTACCTGAGGCTCGCCTTCGGGAACATCAGGGAGGAGACCATCCCCGAGGCGGTGCAGCGGTTCAGGGAATTCAAAGTCTGAAAACGGAGGAGAAAACCTTTAGAAGGAAAAACAAAACCATCGGCTACAGGGCGTCTGATTTACTCAGACAGTCTCCGTGGCCAATGGTTTTTTTTACATCGGACGGTTCACAGCGCTATCCTGCGGGGAACCTCAGCTTTTGGAGGCATCCAGCAGGGCAGCGATAAAGCCGGGATCGGCGAAGAGTTTCTGCATCCCCTGGGCGAGGGCTTGCTCAAGGGCGAGCCGCGCATTGTCTCCACCGGCGATCATGCCGTTGCGCTCGGCTCCCTCAGTCATGTACTGGCGAGAGAAGAGTAGGTTCCCCTTCTTCCCTTTGACGGTGATACCGAGGCTGCACTCGGCGATGGCGTCCACGGAGACGAAGCCCATCTTGAAGTCGCTGTAGAACTTGTTCAACTCGGCATCGACGGTGACAACGGCGTCGGGGCGGATGGCAAAGCCGCGCGCCTTCAGTTCCTGCTCCAGAGCCTTCTGGAACGTGACGCTTACGTCTTCGGCCGGTACGATGCGCGCCATTTCCATGCCGAAACCGTTCTTCTTGCAGCTGACCTTGTCCTGGATGAGCCGGCTGTCTTTTACCTTCACGTCCACCACCACCGACTGGGCGCCCTGAAGCGCGGTCACCCCCGACTGCGGCTGGTACTTCAACGCGATGGTGTCCGTTGTAATCGCGCATCCACAAACAGACATGACGGCGATAGCCGCCAATCCCAGAGCTACTAACCTCTTTCTCATGCTCCCTCCTCCGTATTGAATGTTGCTGCTCGCTTTGTGTGGCTGTTGGCACGATACTGCCAAGTACTGTAATCATTTCTTGTATTTATCGTGGCCATAGTAACCTCCCCTTTCTCTAAAGTGAAGAAGAAACTCACACTGTTCAAAAATCCTGAGCATAACCGACATTCCATCCCGACAAAGTTTCAATGAAGTTCTCTTCCGGCATCACCCCTTGTTGTGAGGGGTGCGAAAAAACCTCCACCTGTCTCTAAATGTAAACAGTACCCGGAAATCCATGACTGGAGCGGCGCGGCGCTCACATCCGCCCCAGTGGAACCATCAATTCGCGACACCCGTCACTATCGGCGCCAACTCTGTCGTGGGGTGTAAGTGTTTGATTGTTTGGATGAAAATAATTTGTGACTTCTGGCACGGTCCCTGTAATTACCTGGGCATTGGTTCGACCAAAAGCGGACTTGACCTGTAATAGAAAATGGGTGACGTGAAAACTACTGGGCGTAAAGGAGGAAACGGTTATGAGGCGATTAATGACGATGACAGCGGGGTTGATACTGACCCTGGCGTTGACGGTAGCCGCGAATGCTGCTCCGGCCGGGAAGGGAACGGCTCCAAAGACAGGAAAGGGCATCCAGAATGCCAAGAAGGTAGCGCAAAACAAGATGGAACGAAGCAAGAAGATGCAGGAATTGGAAAAGAAAGGGCATGCCAAAAGACATCAGGCGATGAAGAAGTAAGCCAGCAAAGAAACGACCTTGATATGTAAAAAGGAGGAAGTTATGGACAGGCTGAGAACAACATTGGTAGCGTGCCTGGCAACGCTGGTGATCACGCTGTGGGGACTGGCTCCCCCACCGGCACAGGCCATCGATGAAACGAAAGTCCCTCATTACTTCGGACCGGCTCCCAACTGGGCGCTGAGCCCGCTGCCGACGGTCGACCCGGTTACCGGTGCGGTCTCCGGCGGCATCAAGAAGTTCGTGAACAAACTCCCCGGCCTGGGCGAGACCAACGCGAACGACCTGGGGCAGTACCTCCCGGTCGCGGTCGCGGACACCACCACCTACCCGGGAGCGGACTACTACGAGATAGGCCTCGTGCAGTACCGCCAGAAGATGCACTCCGACCTGCCGCCGACCCTGCTGCGCGGCTACGTACAGCTTTCCACCTCGGTGGTCCCCGGCCAGCAGCTTCCCCTCACTAACGCGATGGTCGATGGCAGCACGGCAGCCATCGCCGGCTACACCGGCGTGACCCCGCCCAACTACCTCGGACCGGTCATCGTGGCCCAAAAGGACCGTCCGGTCAGGATACTGTTCCGCAACCTGCTCCCCAACAACGCGGGCGGCGACCTGTTCCTCCCGGTCGACTCCACCATGATGGGGTCCGGCATGGGGCCGATGTCGATGATGACGCCGATGGACGCCGGTACGGTAACCGACGATGTGCGCAACCCCATGTGCACCGCCAACCCCAAGTCCGACATGTGCTTCAAGGACAACAGGGCTACCCTGCACCTGCACGGCGGCGTGACCCCCTGGATCAGCGACGGTACGCCGCACCAGTGGACCACCCCCAAAGACGAGATGACCCCCTGGCCTGCCGGCGTGAGCGTGAAGAACGTTCCCGACATGCCTGATCCGGGTCCCGGCGCCATCACCTTCTTCTACACCAACCAGCAGAGCGCTCGTCTCATGTTCTACCACGACCATGCCTGGGGCATCACCCGCCTGAACGTGTACGCGGGTGAGGCTGCCGGCTACATCATTCAGGACCAGGCCGAACAGGCACTGCTGGACAAGGGGCTCATCCCCGACGGCAACAGCACCATCCCGCTCATCATTCAGGACCGCACCTTCGTACCGCAGGGGGACAAGGTTGCCCGCACCGGTCAGCTCTACGATCAGGATCCGACCTGGGATGCCGACCGCTGGGGCGGTTTCGGCAACCTCTGGTACCACCACGTCTACATGCCGGCGCAGAACCCGAGCGACCCAAGCGGCATGAGCGCCTTCGGCCGCTGGATGTACGGCCCCTGGTTCTGGCCCCCGGCCAAACCGATGTACCCGCCGATCAAGAACCCGCGCTACAACATGGACCCGGCGACCGCCTTCACCACGCCGCTGCCGGTTGCGTGCAACCTGAACGACCCGACCACCTGGCAGTACCAGACCGACCCGTTCTGCGAGCCTGAGATGATCCCTGGCACCCCGAACATCTCGGTGGGGATGGAGCAGTTCAACGATACGCCGGTGGTCAACGGCACCGTCTACCCGTACACTACGGTCGATCCCAAGGCGTACCGCCTGCGCATCCTGAACGCCGCCAACGACCGTTTCTTCAACCTGCACATGTACGTCGCGGACAGCAGCACCGCCAGCACCGCCCCCAACGCGGACGGCAACCCGATCGGCGGGACCGAGGTGGCCTTCAAGGCCGCCGAACTCGCCGCGGCGCAGCTCGACCCGAACGTGTTCCCGACTCCGGACACCACCCTCTCCCCGAAAGGTCCGGACTGGATCCAGATCGGCAGCGAAGGCGGCTTCCTCCCGGCACCGGCCGTGATCCCGCCGCAACCCATCACCTGGATCACCGATCCGACCCGCTTCGACGTGGGTAACGTGGACCAGCACTCCCTGGCACTGGCACCGGCCGAGCGCGCCGACGTGATCGTCGACTTCTCCAAGTACGCAGGCCAGACGCTGATCCTGTACAACGACGCCCCGGCGGCCTACCCGGCACGCGTGGCGAGCTACGACTACTACACCGGCGCACCCGACCTCTCTCCGGTCGGCGCCCCCGGCGTAATCCCGGGCTACGGCCCCAACACCAGGACCGTGATGCAGATCAGGGTCAACCCGCTGCCCGACCCGACGGTAACCCCGGCGCCTTTCGACCTCGCCTCGCTGCAGGCAGCGTTCGCACACCAGGCAGACGGCTCCGGTGTCTTCGAATCCGGCCAGCACCCGATCATCGTGGGCCAGGCCGCCTACAACTCGGCCTACGGCACCAACTTCCCGGCCGCCAGCTGGTGCAACGCCCCGGGCAGCAGCAACCAGTCGTGCGACGGCTTCGCCCGCATCTCCGACCAGGGCGGCGACCTGTTCGGCTTCAACACCCTGTTCTCGCCGACCACCAAGTTCCAGATCCCGCTGCAGCCCAAAGCGCTGCATGACGAGATGAACGCCGTGTCCTTCGACGAGTTCGGCAGGATGACCGCCAACATCGGCCTCGAGGCGGTTCCGGCAGCCCCGGGCGCACAGAACGTGATCCTCTACCCGTACGTCAACCCGGCAACCGAGCTGATCGACGGCACCAACCTGCCCAAGGGCGACCTGAACATCACCCCGATCTCGACCCAGGACGGCACCCAGATCTGGAAAATCACCCATAACGGCGTGGATACCCATCCGATCCACTTCCACCTCTACGACGTGCAGGTGATCAACCGCGTGACCTGGGACAACATCATCATCCCGCCGGATGCCAACGAGCTCGGCTGGAAAGACACCGTGCGCATCAGCCCGCTGGAGGACACCATCGTCGCCCTGAGGCCGATCGTACCGACGCTGCCGTTCGAGATCCCGAACAGCATCAGGATGCTCAACCCGATGATGCCGGCCGGCTCCACCGCGATGTTCGAGCCCACCGACGTCTCCGGCAACCCGACCAACCCGATCGTGAACCAGCTGGTCAACTTCGGTTGGGAATACGTATGGCATTGCCACATCCTGAGCCACGAGGAGATGGACATGATGCGTCCGGTCTCCCTGGCGCTGCCGCCTAAAGCTGCTGACGGCTTGGCCTTCACCACCGCCGGCTCCGGCAACAAGGCGCGGCTCACCCTGACCTTCAACGACAACTCCATCAGCGAGACCTCGTTCGTGGTGAAGAAAACCACTAACGGCACCACCTGGACCACCGTGGGCACCATCGCCTCTCCGCTGGACCAGGCCAACACCACCGGACCGAAGACGCTGCAGGATCCGGCCATCTACAACCCGAACGTGGTGGCCGAGTACCAGGTACTGGCGCTGAACACCGTCGGCTACGGCGGCCAGATGCCGAGCATGACCGTGCAGTCGGCCTCGGCACCGCTCTTCACCGGCAGCGCCCCGGTTGACCCGACCAACATGACCGCGACCCTCGTTGCCGGACCGAAGGTCACCATCACCTTTACCGACAACGCGGTCACCGAAACCGGATTCGTACTCGAGCGGTCCATGAACGGAGGGGCTTTCGTACAGATCGCAGCACTCCCGGCCCGCAGCAACACCGGCAACGTGAGCTACACCGACAACCTGACCCTGTCGGCAGCCGACACCACCTACACCTACCGCGTCGCCGCCGTGAACGTCGCCGGCCTCTCCGGGTACGCCGTGTCCCCGACCGTGCTGCTCCCGGCCCAGCCAGCCGCACCGGGGAGCTTCACCGCCACCAACGGCGCCAACAGCGGCAACAGCAGGAGCGTGATCCTTGCTTGGCAGGATCTCTCCAGCAACGAAACCGGCTTCACCATCCAGAGAGCCACCAACGCGACCTTCACCAAGGGGCTGAACAGCGTCACCGTGAATGCCGGGGTGACCACGCTGACCCAGACCGGGCTCTCCCGCAACACCCAATACTGGTACCGGATCATGTCCAATAACGGTACAATCGTTTCCTCCGGATGGGTGAACGCTACTCCGTTCCCCATCACCACCAACCCGTAGCATCAGCCGTCCTTGCCTGGGGAGGAGGTGCTGGTCCTCCTCCCCGGGGATTTTTTCCCCAACCAGTTGCAATGCAAAAGGCCCCCTGGCATCAGCAAGGGGGCCTTCGCATGTCCGCTGACCGGTTCCGGTCAGACCCTGAACCACTCCACCATCCCCTTCAGTTCCCCGGCCAGGCAGGAAAGGCCGGCGGAGGATTCCCGGATCCCGCTGCATGCCGTGCGCAGTTCGCGGGTGAGCCCCGCGATCTCGTCGACGTTTTGGCCGACCTCCGCGCTGGTCGCGGATTGCTCCTCGGTCGCGACCGCGATGCGCCGGACCATCTCGTGCACCTGTTCCACGTAGCTGGCCATCCGGTCTATGGCCTCCTCGGTGCCCTGGACCCGGCTCATGATGGTGCCGACCGCGGCACGTTCCTCGCTCATCTTGCGCACCGAGCGGTTCACGCTGTCCTGCATGGCCTTGACGGTGTGGCCGATTTCGGCGGTCGCCGCCGCGGTCCGCTCGGCGAGCTCCCTCACGTTGTCGGCCACCACCGCGAAGCCTCTTCCCTGCTCTCCGGCACGCGCCGCCTCGATGGCGGCGTTGAGCGCCAGCAGGTTGGTCTGGTCGGCGATGTCGCGGATCAGGACCCCGATCTCCGAGATCTGGGCGGACTGCCCGCTCAACTGTTCCACCATCCCCGCTGTTTCGGCAAAGGTGCCGGCGAACTGCTGCAGCTGCTCGGCGGTCTGCTGCATCGCCTGCTTGCCGGCGCCCGCGATCTCCTTCATGGTGCCCGCGGCCCCCGCGGTGGCCGCGGCGTTCTGGGCCATGTCGACGGTGGTGGCGGTCATCTGCGACATGGATAGCGCCGATTCCTCCACCCGGTGCGCCTGGCGTGCGGCCCCGTCTTCGAGGACGCCGGCCGTGGCGGCCATCTGTTCGGAGCTGCTGGCGAGGGTGGAGGTGGCGTCGCCGATCTTTCCCACCACGTTCCTGAGACTTGCCAGCATGCGCGCCATGGCAAGCTGGACGCGCCCTATCTCGTCCTTGCGGTCTGCGGCGATGCTTACGGCAAGGTTGCCTTCCGCCGCCTGTTCCGCCAGGGCGGTCAGCTGCTGAATGGGGTGGGAGATGCTCCGGAAGATCCAGATGCCGACCAGGTTGCCCAATAGCCCCGTGCAGACCGCGATGATCAGGATAAGGGTCATGCTGAAGCGTATGGTCCGGTTCACGGTCCCGATCGCCTGTTCCTGCCCCTCCTGTGCGGTCGAGACGGTCTTTTTCCCCTGCTCCGCCTGCTTGGCCACCACCTCCCGCAACCGGGCCGATCCCCGTTCCGCCTTTTCCTGGAACTGCATCTTCTGGCGCAGCTTGACCAGGATGCCGTCCTGCGCGAACACGGTGTCACGGATGCCGGCCAGGGAAGCGGTCACGCCCCCCAGGATGCGCAGCTCGGTTTGGGCCCCGGCCGCCTTCAGCTGTGTGGCGACCGATTTCTCGACCTGACGAAGGCGCGCGTAGCGCCGATCGAACTCGGCGGCGACCGCGTCGAGCTCTGCCGGGGTCTTGGCGAAGAACATGCGCCCCGACAGCCCCTCGAGCGACTTGCCCAGGGAGACCAGTTCGGTGTTGATGGAGAGGACGTCGACCGCGGCGTTGGCGCGCGACAGGTAGCCCGGGAGTTTGCCCGATATCTTCCCCACCTGCAGTTGCGCCTTGTCCACCTCGTCCTCGATCTCGTCGTCCACCTCGCTCAGCGCCTCCAGCGCCTCCTTGAGCTGCGCATCGCCCCGGCGGGGGTCGCTTCCCTCGGCGAGGGTCTTCATCAGCAGCTCCGTCTTGGCGGTGAAGGTGGCGAATTGGCCGCCGATCCGCTTGTTGTGCCGGATATTGCTGTTTTGCTGCACCTTCTTCAGCGCGCTCTGGTACAGGTTCCAGGCCTGCTTTTTGTCCGGCGCCCGCTGCATGTCGTAGAGGAGAAACTTCAGTTCCTTGAGGGAAACCTTGAGGGTCTCGATGCTCGCGATGTTCTTGGAGGTCTTGTCGGCCTCCTCGTTGGCGGTGGCGTAGGCCGAGGAACTGGAGCGCTGCAGCACGCTCACCTTGTTTTCGAGGTCCTGGAGCCGTGTACTCGCTTCCTGCCCTTTTTGCAGGATCAGCGCGTGGGCCTGGGCCGATTCCTTCTCCGAGGCCAGGCGGGCCGTCATGGTGGCATAGAGTTCCTGGGCGATGCTGCCGAATTCCGCCGCCGCTTCCAGCTTCTCACCGGAAATCGCCCCCAGTTTCTCCTGCGTGCCTTGTACCTCGGTGAGCGCTCTTTCCGCCTCTTTCTTTGCCGCGGCGAACTCCGCCTCGTTGCGGGCGGCGGCCACCTTGACGAGGTCTGCCGTGGCCCCTTGCAGGGCTCGCTGGAACTCCATGGTGCGCAGCTGGAAAGGGGTGCTTTTCTCGGTGAGATAGGAGAGTTTTCCCCTGATGGAGCTCATGCTGAGAAAACTCGCCAGGGAGACTGCGGCGACCGCCAGCAGAACGATACCGGCGTTGAGGATCAACTTCGACTTGATGGTCATGGGGCAAGGCTCCTTCCGCGCGTGATAATGCCGGCTGCCGGGCTCCGGTATTGTCACGCAACATGTACGGCTTTTCGGCGTGAACGCGGATTTCTTAAGAAGGGATCATCGGAACCATCATGAGGAATAAATGGCGAGGGTGGTGCGTTTTGTCCCGAGGGGAGGGGGGCAGCAGGCAGGTCAGCCGGTGGTGCCCAGCCCGGCGGCGATGGCATTCACCGTTTCCAGCAGCCGGAACAGGAGCCCTCCCGACATGGCGCTGTCCTTGCGCATCCCGTCCTGACGCCACTGACGCAGCAGGGCGATCTGGCGCTCATGCAGCACCTTGAGGGCTTCCTCGCGCCGGGCGAGCGAGCTGTGCACCGCCGCGCGCCGCTCGGCCAGTGAACCGCCGTAGATCTCCTCCAGCATGGTGACGGTGCGCCGGTACTCGCCGGCGATGGCGCCGACAATCGGCTCGCGGATCGCCTGGTCGCCGACCAGTTCCGCGTAGCGCTGCATGATCTCGAGGTTGGCGCTGGCGACACTGGTGGCTGCGTTGCTGATGATGTAATGCAGCACCGTCCAGCTCTGGCAGTTGCGGACCAGCTCTGCGAACAGGGCCGGCTCCTGGTTCATCAGTTCTTCCAGCGCGCAGCCGATGCCGTACCAGCCGGAGAGAAAGTAGCGGGCCTGGCTCCAGCTGAAGACCCAGGGGATGGCCCGCAGGTCCGCAAGGCTCGCCTGGGCGGTACGGCGTGCCGGACGGGAACCGATGCTGCTGGATTCGATGACATCGATGGGGGTTGCCTGCCGGAAGAAGGTGGCGAACCCGTCGCTCTCCAGCAGCTGCTGGTAGGCCACACGGCTGCGCTCGGCGAGGCGGTCCATGACCGGCTCCAGCGGGTGTCCAGGTCCCGGGCCGCCGCGCTGCGGGATGCTGACCCCGGCGGTGCCGGCGAGAAGCAGCTCCAGGTGGTAGGCGGCGTTGAGCGGGTTGGAGTACTTCTGGGAGATCACCTCGCCCTGCTCGGTGAGGCGCAGGTCGCCTGCGGCCGACCCTTCCGGAAGGCCGCGCAGGAAGCGGCTGGTGGGGCCGGCCCCGCGGCTGATGGTTCCCCCCCTGCCGTGGAAGAAGCGCAGCCGCACCCCCTGGCGTCGCCCGGCAGCCAGCATCGCTTCCTGGGCGCGGTACAGGCCCCACAGACTCGCCATGATCCCGCCGTCCTTGTTGCTGTCGCTGTAGCCGACCATGACCTGCTGCACCGGCTCGGCGCCGCACAGATGCGCGTGCGTGCGGCGGGTCATCGGATGCGCCAGGAACTGTTCCAGTATCAGGGGGCTTTCCTCCAGGTCCTTGATGGTCTCGAAGAGGGGGACGACGGGGAGCAGGCAGGCCAGCCCGTCACCGATCCTCACCACGAGCCCCGCTTCGCGCGCCAGGAGGTAGACCGCCAGCAGGTCGGAAAGGGAGCGGGTCATGCTGACGATGAGCGCGCCCAGCGACTCGGGGCCGTAATCGCGGATCTGGGCCGACAGGACGCGGTAGCAGCCGATCACGCTTTCGGCTTCCTTGCCGGGCCTCGCATCCGGGAGCAGGAAGGGGCGAGGCGAGGCGAGTTCGCGATCGAGGAAGGCGAGGCGCTCCGGTTCCCGCCACTGGGAAAAGCCGCGCTCGCTCACCCCTGCCGCGGCCAGCAACTGTTCCACCGCCTGGTCGTGGAAGGCGCTGTTCTGCCTGATGTCCAGCGAGGCCAGGTGGAAGCCGAACACCTCCACGCTGCGAAGAACCGGCACCACATCGGCAACGGCGAGCCGCGTGGCGCCCGTTGCCACCAGGGTGTCGCGGAGCAGGCGCAGGTCCTCCTCGAGCTCGGCGGGGCGGCAGTAGCGGGAACCGGCGTCGCCGCACAGGGTTTCCTCCCCTCCGGTTACGTCGACGGGAAGTTTCGCCTTCATCAGGTTCACCAGCTGGCGCCAGGGCTCCTGCGGGTTGCGCTTGAGCGCCTCGGCCCCCAGCGCCCCGGTCGGCGCGGCCAGTGTCTCCAACCGCCTGGTGAGTTCGGGGGGCGGGGGAAGCAGCAGCCGGGAGATGCTGAGCCTGCCCCCCAAGGTGGTGAGCTGTCCGTGGATCAACATCAAGGCGTTCAGCCTCAGCTCCTTCAGGGTGGCCTGGGTGACCTCGGGCGTCACCAGGGGGTGGCCGTCCCGGTCCCCGCCGACCCAGGTGCTGAAGGATACCCGGGGCAGGCGGTCGGTGAGCGGCGACAGGGGCCTGGTCAGCCCCGCCTCGCGCCAGGCCCGGCAGATCCTCTTGTCCAGGATCGCGACCACCTGGGGAAAGATCTCGCGCAGGTGGTAGATGATGGTCGCCAGTTCGTTCAGGACCTTCGGCTTCTCCAGGTGGATCTCGCCGGTGCGCCAGAGCCGCTCCAGCATGGCGACGATCTCCTCGCGGATCTCGTCCCGCTCCAGGGGGGTCCAGACCGTGTTCTCTCGCTTGACCAGCAGCAGGTAGAGCTCGCGCAGGTGTCTCAGTACGGAGGCGCGCTTGGCCTCCGTGGGATGGGCGGTCAGCACCGGTTCCACCCGGATCTGTCCCAGCAGATCCGCGATCTGTTGCTGCGGCACGCCGCTGCGGCTGAGCTTTTCCAGCACCCTCCCCCAAAGTCCCGGCTCGGCCACCAGCCCCTGGCTGGTCTCCACCGCCCGCCGCGTCTGCACCGAGAAGTTCTCCTCGGCCATGCTGAGCAGCTGGAACGCGATCGACCAGGCCCTGACGAACTTGCAGTCCTCGGAGGGGGCCATCGATCCGCTCTTCGGGAGGCACGCCGCGAGCTGCGACTCGCCCAGCCCGTTGAACATCTCGGCCAGACACTCCATCAGGTAGTCGAGGTCGCGCTGCAGTCTTTCGGGTATGGCCGCGTCGGTGTCGGGCATGACGACTCCTCCTTGCCTGTCTCCGTGCTGTGGGGGCACAGAGATGAATGATACCCGATAATCCTGTTCTGCAAACGGCGATCCGCCCCCTTGTTCATGTGTAAGTTCCTGTGCTATCGTCTTATTAAGGGGGGAGAAGGAGGCAATTTATGAAAACGCTACTGCTGGTACTCCTGGCGATTGTAGCGATCATCCTGACCGTCTGGCTGGTGCTGATCCCTGCCGGGGTGGTGGCCGGTTCCATCAAGGCCTTCCGCCAGGGCGAGCACGGTCACTGGGCCCACTGGAGAGGGTGGAGGCATCACGGCCCGCACTAGGCAAAGCGCATGATCGCAGGGGATAAAAAAAGGCCCTGAGCTTCATCGAAGCCGGGGCCTTTCTCTTTAAAAAGCGGCGCATCGGGATTACGGGACGCTGCGGAAGCCCCCTTTGTAGAAGTCCTCATCGTGCCCGAACGAATATGAAAAGTCCAACTCGTCGAGACATTCCTTGTTTGCCACCGGGATCTCGATGGTAAAGGGTTCGGTGCCGGCGAAGCGTCCGCTGAAGGCCTTTGTTTCTTTGGCCATGACTTTGCCTTTGGAGTCCAGCAGCTTCGCGGTTAGCTGCAGCGAGGTGTAGGGGAGATCCTGGCGGACGTTTTGCACCGTGCCGTCGATCCTGACCCCTTTGTCGGTTTCCTGTGCCTTCCACACGATGGCAACTTCATGGTTGCTGAATTGGTGGGAGGCATAGGCGGGGTTGGCGTCTTGTTTCGTGCGGGTGGACGCACAGGCGGTGATCATGGAAAGCATCATCACTGTCAAAGCGAGTTTTTTCAGCATAAGTCACCTCCGTTTAAGGTTGGGCGCTTGTAAACGAGCGCGTGAGACTCTTGGAGTCTAACGCAATTGTGACGGCGGGCAACTCGGGTATTTTAGGCGTTGCACTTATAATAACTCCCATGCCGCCTGCGACAAAAAAGCGGGGCGCCTCACGACGCCCCGCCCTCTCACTTGACCTGTGTTCCGATTACTTCTTATGCTCCGCTTCGCGGGTCATCGCGGCGGCGTCCGCCTTGATGTCAACCAGGTCCTTCTGCAGTTCTGCCAGTCCGTACCAGGTGACGTAGTCGGGGTTCATGTGGAACGCCCCCTGGAAGGCACGCATGCGGTGCTCCAGGAACATCACGTACAGGGTCTGCTCGATCGGGGTCCTGGTGTCGTAGAAGGTGAGCAGGTCCGGGTAGGCCGGCTGTCCTTTCTGCGGCTTGATGATCCCTTTCTCGTAGAGGCCGGCGACGATGGTGATCGCTTCGGCCATCAGCTTGTCGGCTTCCTTGATCATCTGGTCGGCATTGCCGAGCTGGGTCTTGGCGTAGGTCGCGCTGTGGCACTTGCTGCAGATGCCGACCATCTTGTCGCGGGACGCCTGCCACTCTTCCTTGGTGAGACGTGCTACTTTGCCCGCCTTGACCAGCTCGAGGCGGCCGGTCGGCTTGCCTGCCGGGTCGAGGACCCCGAGGCCTTTCAGGATGGTGACGCGGTAGCCCATCCACTCGGCGTCTTCTTCCGGCAGACGCAGGGCCAGGAAGCCCCAGGAGGTCATCACGTTGTGGTCGCCGTCGCCCATGTGGCAGGTCTGGCAGGTGGGGGCACGGCCGGTGTCACCTTCCATCTGGTAGATGGAGCCGTGCTTGGAGTTGGACCACATCTCCCACTGCGGGTG
It encodes the following:
- a CDS encoding YajG family lipoprotein, with protein sequence MRKRLVALGLAAIAVMSVCGCAITTDTIALKYQPQSGVTALQGAQSVVVDVKVKDSRLIQDKVSCKKNGFGMEMARIVPAEDVSVTFQKALEQELKARGFAIRPDAVVTVDAELNKFYSDFKMGFVSVDAIAECSLGITVKGKKGNLLFSRQYMTEGAERNGMIAGGDNARLALEQALAQGMQKLFADPGFIAALLDASKS
- a CDS encoding multicopper oxidase domain-containing protein; translated protein: MDRLRTTLVACLATLVITLWGLAPPPAQAIDETKVPHYFGPAPNWALSPLPTVDPVTGAVSGGIKKFVNKLPGLGETNANDLGQYLPVAVADTTTYPGADYYEIGLVQYRQKMHSDLPPTLLRGYVQLSTSVVPGQQLPLTNAMVDGSTAAIAGYTGVTPPNYLGPVIVAQKDRPVRILFRNLLPNNAGGDLFLPVDSTMMGSGMGPMSMMTPMDAGTVTDDVRNPMCTANPKSDMCFKDNRATLHLHGGVTPWISDGTPHQWTTPKDEMTPWPAGVSVKNVPDMPDPGPGAITFFYTNQQSARLMFYHDHAWGITRLNVYAGEAAGYIIQDQAEQALLDKGLIPDGNSTIPLIIQDRTFVPQGDKVARTGQLYDQDPTWDADRWGGFGNLWYHHVYMPAQNPSDPSGMSAFGRWMYGPWFWPPAKPMYPPIKNPRYNMDPATAFTTPLPVACNLNDPTTWQYQTDPFCEPEMIPGTPNISVGMEQFNDTPVVNGTVYPYTTVDPKAYRLRILNAANDRFFNLHMYVADSSTASTAPNADGNPIGGTEVAFKAAELAAAQLDPNVFPTPDTTLSPKGPDWIQIGSEGGFLPAPAVIPPQPITWITDPTRFDVGNVDQHSLALAPAERADVIVDFSKYAGQTLILYNDAPAAYPARVASYDYYTGAPDLSPVGAPGVIPGYGPNTRTVMQIRVNPLPDPTVTPAPFDLASLQAAFAHQADGSGVFESGQHPIIVGQAAYNSAYGTNFPAASWCNAPGSSNQSCDGFARISDQGGDLFGFNTLFSPTTKFQIPLQPKALHDEMNAVSFDEFGRMTANIGLEAVPAAPGAQNVILYPYVNPATELIDGTNLPKGDLNITPISTQDGTQIWKITHNGVDTHPIHFHLYDVQVINRVTWDNIIIPPDANELGWKDTVRISPLEDTIVALRPIVPTLPFEIPNSIRMLNPMMPAGSTAMFEPTDVSGNPTNPIVNQLVNFGWEYVWHCHILSHEEMDMMRPVSLALPPKAADGLAFTTAGSGNKARLTLTFNDNSISETSFVVKKTTNGTTWTTVGTIASPLDQANTTGPKTLQDPAIYNPNVVAEYQVLALNTVGYGGQMPSMTVQSASAPLFTGSAPVDPTNMTATLVAGPKVTITFTDNAVTETGFVLERSMNGGAFVQIAALPARSNTGNVSYTDNLTLSAADTTYTYRVAAVNVAGLSGYAVSPTVLLPAQPAAPGSFTATNGANSGNSRSVILAWQDLSSNETGFTIQRATNATFTKGLNSVTVNAGVTTLTQTGLSRNTQYWYRIMSNNGTIVSSGWVNATPFPITTNP
- a CDS encoding methyl-accepting chemotaxis protein, whose translation is MTIKSKLILNAGIVLLAVAAVSLASFLSMSSIRGKLSYLTEKSTPFQLRTMEFQRALQGATADLVKVAAARNEAEFAAAKKEAERALTEVQGTQEKLGAISGEKLEAAAEFGSIAQELYATMTARLASEKESAQAHALILQKGQEASTRLQDLENKVSVLQRSSSSAYATANEEADKTSKNIASIETLKVSLKELKFLLYDMQRAPDKKQAWNLYQSALKKVQQNSNIRHNKRIGGQFATFTAKTELLMKTLAEGSDPRRGDAQLKEALEALSEVDDEIEDEVDKAQLQVGKISGKLPGYLSRANAAVDVLSINTELVSLGKSLEGLSGRMFFAKTPAELDAVAAEFDRRYARLRQVEKSVATQLKAAGAQTELRILGGVTASLAGIRDTVFAQDGILVKLRQKMQFQEKAERGSARLREVVAKQAEQGKKTVSTAQEGQEQAIGTVNRTIRFSMTLILIIAVCTGLLGNLVGIWIFRSISHPIQQLTALAEQAAEGNLAVSIAADRKDEIGRVQLAMARMLASLRNVVGKIGDATSTLASSSEQMAATAGVLEDGAARQAHRVEESALSMSQMTATTVDMAQNAAATAGAAGTMKEIAGAGKQAMQQTAEQLQQFAGTFAETAGMVEQLSGQSAQISEIGVLIRDIADQTNLLALNAAIEAARAGEQGRGFAVVADNVRELAERTAAATAEIGHTVKAMQDSVNRSVRKMSEERAAVGTIMSRVQGTEEAIDRMASYVEQVHEMVRRIAVATEEQSATSAEVGQNVDEIAGLTRELRTACSGIRESSAGLSCLAGELKGMVEWFRV